The sequence TTGTTGTGACGCTACATATATAATATCATACGACACCAATGTAACATGATACATGCTATAGGCTATAACTATTCATGTTATAATGACATATTCATAACACTAAAGTAATTTCTGCAGTTGTTTCATTGTATGAGGAAAACAAATAGATCTATTTGAATGGAAAGGACTATTAACAAAAATTCAAGAAATTAAAGAGAAGACAAAAGATGTTGACAAATAAACCCAAATATAACTCTTTTAGATCGATCCATCCTATACCAACATATGTGTATATATGAACATACAAAATCCATATAATAAGTTTACTGCTCTTACACTATAGATCTCTTGATTGTTACCATTATATATATTTCACCAAAACCAAAACAGTATACTAAAGATTATTTAACGTATAAAACCAGCAGTGGTAGCAGTAATACCACGTCTGACGCGTCCCTTTCTAAGCCGCTCTGCAATGATGAAGGCAAGTTCCAACGATTGAGAAGCATTGAGCCGTGGGTCACAATGTGTGTGGTAGCGCGAGCTTAGATCATTGTAAGTGATGGTTCGTGAACCCCCAACACATTCGGTCACGTTTTGCCCAGTCATTTCAAGATGAACACCTCCTGGGTAACTCCCTTCTTGATCGTGCACGTCAAAAAACGCTGTCACCTCAGCCTACAAAATAATCCACAATCTTTCTTTAAAACCCCATTGGAAGAAATAACCCACAACAACAGGTTATGATATAAAGCACAGGTGGCAATTTCAACCCTTTTTACTTGTGAATGGGTTAAAAAAGTAGCTTACGCGAAAACAATCAAAATTagacaaaaatatttttattttaagcATCAAACCTCCTGATCCTGAAACACTATGTTAAAAATAGactaatttttattttaagttaaaaataaaacaaattattGAACAGGTATGCTGCAGGTTAACCAAACCCGACCTGTACCAAAAATTGGCCTTCTGACTAGCTACCTAACAAGCGGACCTTGCACATTTTGCCACCTAACATTTAAATTTTAAGGAAAAAAACATGACAGAAATTATGAGAGTACCCTTATAGCATCAAAAGAACGAGTTTTGAGTCCAACAGGAGCTTTGATGGTGTTGCCATGCATCGGGTCACTAACCCAGGTGACGATTTGACCAGCACCACGAACCGCCCTGATCAGATGAGGAAGCTTAACTCTTGTATTATCAGCTCCCATTCTTGAAATGACGGTGATTCTTCCAGGCTTGTTATGAGGATTCAAGATTTCAATCAGCTTTACTAGTTGGCTTGGATCCATTTTATCACTCACCTACATCACAAAATCTCAAATGTTGAGGGTTTGCAACTCCTCATAAAACTAAAGATATGATATGttaggaaaaaaaattaaaaaataaaaactcTAGCAAATGTACCTTGATGCCAAGAGGGTTTGCGACACCTCGTAAAAACTCAATATGAGCACCATCGAGTTGGCGTGTGCGTTCACCGACCCAAACCATGTGAGCGGAGCAATCGTAGTAAAGGCCTGAAGTAGAGTCTTCCCTTGTAAGTGCTTGTTCATAAGGCAAAAGCAAGCATTCATGAGACGTCCAAAATTGTGTAGTTGTCATGATCGGATGATCTATCGTTAGTCCAGCAGCCGCCATGAACCCCATTGCCTCATCAACTCGGTGAGCCAATTCCCGGTACCTATCACTCACAGTTCAATTTAactcaaaaaagaaaaaaagaatatTAAAAAAATCTTAAATCTAACCTCACTGGGGATTCGGccaaaaaactaaaactaaaaaaaaaaaaaaaaaacctcaattCGGTTAATCTATAGTTTCCAATAttgattttgtaaaaaaaataaaaaaattacctGTCGCCTTGTTCACTATGCTCTGTGAAATCAAGATTCCACTGGTTAACTCTCTGCATAGCTGCGTAACCACCGGTTGCGAAAGCCCTTAAGATGTTAAGGGTGGAGACGGATTGCGTGTAAGCTTGAATCATTCTATAGGGGTCTGGGATTCTTGATTTTTCGTCAAATGAGTCACCGTTTATATTGTCACCTCTGTAACTTGGTAATTTAACTCCATCTTTTTCCTCAAATGAGTCTGATCTAGGTTTAGCAAATTGGCCTGCCATTCTCCCCACCTAATTACACAACCATTACTGTTAAGTGTGTATACATACGTTCATAACAAATTGTTTGTAGTAGATGAACAATGATATTTTGCATACTCAGTTAGCCGGTTGTATGTGTATATCTAGTCTCCATTTTAGCGAGCGCTTATTCATCAATTCTAAACTATACCCTTAATTATACAAAGCAATAAGCACCATATATTTTACTCTAGATGCCTAATAGAGTTCGTAAACTATCAAAAAAATGTTGTGGGCTTTGTTTAATTTTAAACTGTATCATATATAGAACCTTAGGCTAAAAGTGCAATAAAAATCAAATCAATACTACGTCTCATTACAATGTCGCATATGGGAAGTACTAAAAGTTCAAAATTAAATAAGGTATTAACAGATTAACAATTGACAAACTTAACAATTGACAAACTCAACCTGTTCAAACTTGCTTGATAAATCCACAGATGTGAATTTGACTTCACAATCAAGATTTTCTTTGGTTTGTATGTAAAAAAGTCAATTTTCCACTACTAAGGCCCCGTTTGGCTCACAGAAGTCAATGGGATTCCGGCGGAATCGGAATTGAATTTAGtgtgtctaaattcaattccaattccaaTTCCGCCGGAATCCCATTGGATTCCGTGAGTCAAACGGTGCCTAAGTAATTGGTTTGACAACTCGGGTCCAAAAATTGAGATGCATCCTTTAACACAATCTACCTATCTATTGCTGCCATACAAGATAGACTATCTACAGGTAAACAATAAGTAGCTATGAAAACAAAAATGAATCCATCTCTTCATTCCATGATTCATGAACCAACATTAAATATTTCTTTAAAAATGACCATTTTCTTATTAACCAAACAAATGAATTTGAAAATGAGGGGGGGTGAGCTTAGGTAGTTATTTGGTATGGATAACATAGAACAGCTGTTTTTAGCTCTCAAGAGCCTGTCTATGTTCTGGTTTGGTGCGCAGTCCAGGTTCTGATTCTGTTTGTTTCTTTTTCGGGGATGGGGTCATATGGGCTGTTAAAACACATGATAAACAGTTATGAAAGTTGCAAAACAATACAAAACAAGAgcaaatattagtattaacataattAAATGAAATGGCTTAGAGAAACAACAAATATCAATTCAGCATCTCCCTGTTGGACATGTCAGTGTGGGACACGGCCCTGGGTGGAACACGAGGCCGTGTCCCCTCTGTAGGAAATGGGCCATATTTCACCACCTTACCTCACAATGAGGGGGTTTTGGGTAGGGGCTTAGGGCTAATGCATTTCAAAGGCCTTGTGCACAACCAAAGAATAGAGCCCACAGCTTAAAAATTCATAGAATTTTTATTAACAATTTAACATTACatgaaaattttaaatatatacaaaaaagAATGATCTAAATAGGCCCTTACATTTTGAATCAATGCTAATtgtaaacaaaacaaaaaaaaaaaaaaaaaaaaaaaaatgcaaataTACAA comes from Rutidosis leptorrhynchoides isolate AG116_Rl617_1_P2 chromosome 4, CSIRO_AGI_Rlap_v1, whole genome shotgun sequence and encodes:
- the LOC139845270 gene encoding phospho-2-dehydro-3-deoxyheptonate aldolase 2, chloroplastic-like — encoded protein: MTTTIAGATTNLLKQPPQPHQHNKLFKPTQILLSKQPKRHLITAVRAAEKIPAKWTPESWKTKPALQIPDYPDKDQLESVLKTLESYPPIVFAGECRKLEERLGEAARGDAFLLQGGDCAESFKEFKTDNLRDTFRLLLQMGVVLMFGGQMPVIKVGRMAGQFAKPRSDSFEEKDGVKLPSYRGDNINGDSFDEKSRIPDPYRMIQAYTQSVSTLNILRAFATGGYAAMQRVNQWNLDFTEHSEQGDRYRELAHRVDEAMGFMAAAGLTIDHPIMTTTQFWTSHECLLLPYEQALTREDSTSGLYYDCSAHMVWVGERTRQLDGAHIEFLRGVANPLGIKVSDKMDPSQLVKLIEILNPHNKPGRITVISRMGADNTRVKLPHLIRAVRGAGQIVTWVSDPMHGNTIKAPVGLKTRSFDAIRAEVTAFFDVHDQEGSYPGGVHLEMTGQNVTECVGGSRTITYNDLSSRYHTHCDPRLNASQSLELAFIIAERLRKGRVRRGITATTAGFIR